A genome region from Triticum aestivum cultivar Chinese Spring chromosome 2B, IWGSC CS RefSeq v2.1, whole genome shotgun sequence includes the following:
- the LOC123043195 gene encoding uncharacterized protein gives MATASTATASKASIALARASTASTATATASNATAWTATGTSSKASTAPARASTASTATATASNATAWTATGTASKASTRASTASTATATGTASKASTRASTAPATASNATAWTATATASKASTAPARASTASTATATASNATAWTATASTATAMPTATAAAEGLGRQRASPDHLPVPPRPRSRYQHRAAVRPHPKAVGTPPRPAPALRHAQAEHRPVLPPRPRARPARPYNGGPFAALLYLCAVLGVAVDSCGSLRAYGGLAAVVAALIIALVLRRPPRLAHQDNADGPRQILAAPARRIQPEQPRLAPTLTITGSILDAAQVAAAIRSFMADSTRPILAVSPPQADSSDSDGSGSSTSGDDINNLWYTPLHLMKAGDVCLIHPAFIQQLQEMDPWLTEAESLELLRRAFRDANTSDGFHRLSDIVEENQGIIYDGLHVLTDGSTGASIMTMKITAKLIQLIFLELDGQNWKSCQDVKKECCFQEVVRQSVEELIDVALSFSNTRWSAHHPLQMLTILDALVDVLCTIRELTFSSTESMHDVVAHVFYKMVVDLRGMLEGTTSTSDMHSIRESAIHPATALLVRYLEFFCRNGDMMQFVLGTEDFTIELSMIYAWVSKLSEDAEAMFPAKGQRYIYILNNMDFVYQLKNHPGGCLSSVELQTGLCSLIHQYIQSYLDECWVPLLGVDSLKRFLEEFFTICDSQMTWKVRTVHKVTLRREIVGLIVPNYVNFLQENCSSHRTSWLKARSEKPMYTAVWLEEKISGFFET, from the exons ATGGCGACGGCTTCGACGGCGACGGCTTCGAAGGCGTCGATAGCGCTGGCGAGGGCTTCGACGGCGTcgacagcgacggcgacggcgtcaaACGCAACGGCGTGGACGGCGACGGGGACGTCTTCGAAGGCGtcgacggcgccggcgagggctTCGACGGCGTcgacagcgacggcgacggcgtcaaACGCAACGGCgtggacggcgacggggacggcttcGAAGGCGTCGACGAGGGCTTCGACGGCGTCGacagcgacggcgacggggacggcttcGAAGGCGTCGACGAGGGCTTCGACGGCGCCGGCGACGGCGTCAAACGCAACGGcgtggacggcgacggcgacggcttcgAAGGCGTCGACGGCGCCGGCCAGGGCTTCGACGGCGTCGACAGCGACCGCGACGGCGTCAAACGCAACGGCGTggacggcgacggcgtcgaccGCAACGGCGatgccgacggcgacggcggcggcggaaggcCTTGGGCGCCAGAGAGCGAGCCCGGAccacctccccgtgcctccccgccccCGCTCCCGGTATCAGCACCGCGCGGCCGTCCGGCCGCATCCCAAGGCCGTGGgcacgccgccccggcccgcccccgcgCTCCGGCATGCTCAGGCGGAGCACCGTCCCGTTCTTCCTCCCCGCCCCCGCGCTCGTCCCGCGCGTCCCTACAACGGCGGCCCGTTTGCCGCTCTCCTCTACCTGTGCGCCGTGCTCGGAGTTGCCGTGGATTCGTGCGGCTCGCTGCGGGCATACGGAGGCCTCGCCGCGGTCGTCGCCGCCCTTATCATCGCTCTTGTGCTGAGGCGTCCGCCCCGATTGGCCCATCAGGACAACGCTGATGGACCCCGCCAGATCCTGGCGGCTCCGGCTCGGCGGATTCAACCGGAGCAACCCCGCCTCGCTCCCACTCTCACCATCACCGGGAGCATCCTGGACGCTGCGCAGGTTGCTGCTGCCATCCGCAGTTTCATGGCAGACAGCACCCGTCCGATCCTCGCCGTCAGCCCACCCCAAGCTGACTCCTCCGACTCCGACGGGAGCGGGTCAAGCACCAGCGGCGACGACATCAATAACTTGTGGTATACTCCCCTACACCTCATGAAAGCAGGGGATGTCTGTCTCATCCACCCCGCCTTCATCCAGCAGCTCCAGGAGATGGATCCATGGTTAACCGAAGCTGAATCCCTTGAATTGCTTCGGAGAGCGTTCAGAGATGCCAACACCTCTGATGGATTCCACAG ATTGTCTGACATAGTTGAGGAGAACCAAGGGATTATCTATGACGGTCTTCATGTGTTGACAGACGGATCAACTGGGGCTTCTATCATGACGATGAAAATTACTGCAAAGCTTATTCAATTGATCTTTCTTGAATTAGATGGGCAGAATTGGAAGTCATGTCAGGATGTCAAAAAGGAATGTTGCTTTCAAGAGGTTGTCAGGCAATCTGTAGAGGAGCTCATTGATGTTGCACTTTCATTCAGCAACACAAGGTGGTCTGCTCATCATCCATTGCAAATGCTTACCATCTTAGATGCACTTGTCGATGTCCTATGTACCATAAGGGAATTGACTTTCAGCAGTACTGAGTCCATGCATGATGTGGTTGCTCATGTTTTTTACAAGATGGTGGTTGATTTGAGGGGAATGCTTGAGGGGACTACCAGTACCAGTGACATGCATAGCATCCGAGAAAGTGCCATCCATCCAGCAACGGCTCTTCTTGTACGATACCTGGAATTTTTCTGTCGCAACGGGGACATGATGCAGTTTGTactcggcaccgaggatttcacTATTGAGCTTAGCATGATCTATGCTTGGGTCTCCAAGCTCAGCGAAGATGCAGAAGCAATGTTCCCAGCAAAGGGTCAAAGGTACATATACATCTTGAATAATATGGATTTTGTTTATCAACTGAAGAATCATCCCGGAGGATGCCTTTCCAGTGTAGAACTGCAGACGGGTCTCTGTTCGCTGATCCATCAGTACATACAGAGCTACCTTGACGAATGTTGGGTCCCACTTTTGGGTGTTGATTCTCTCAAGAGATTTCTTGAAGAGTTCTTTACCATCTGTGATAGCCAGATGACATGGAAAGTTCGTACTGTGCACAAGGTGACACTGCGTCGGGAGATTGTGGGATTGATTGTTCCAAATTACGTCAACTTCTTACAGGAAAATTGCAGTTCGCACCGGACTTCCTGGTTGAAGGCCAGATCTGAGAAACCAATGTATACTGCTGTGTGGTTGGAAGAGAAGATCAGTGGATTCTTTGAGACATAA